In Candidatus Methylomirabilota bacterium, one DNA window encodes the following:
- a CDS encoding acyl-CoA dehydrogenase family protein: MIRFTTEQESFRRAVARFVDAEVVPQAHAIDERAQFPMTLFKRVGELGYFGLRYPEPYGGAEADMVTYCLFAEELARGSLSLAAAVAMQSLMGTYFVYRYGSQALHQRYLVPALRGDLVATFALTEPGAGSDVANLATRAERRGDRWVLRGAKTWVTNAPVADVLTVAAKTSPERGLGNIALFLLDRATMRGITLGKTIDKMSVRASETGEILLDDVEVPAEHLLGGEGGGVEKIGTILAEIRVMTAALAVGLARAAYEAALAYARQRVAFGKPIVEHQAIAFKLADMLTSLHGAALMTYQAAGAIDRRRPVAREAAMAKLFASEMAVRVTDEAARIFASYGLAMEYPAQRYFRDARFLLPGGGTSEMLRIVIGRELDWDRAEVFA, from the coding sequence ATGATCCGGTTTACTACCGAGCAAGAGAGCTTTCGCCGCGCCGTGGCGCGCTTCGTCGACGCCGAGGTCGTGCCCCAGGCCCACGCCATCGACGAGCGCGCCCAGTTCCCCATGACGCTGTTCAAGCGGGTGGGGGAGCTGGGTTACTTCGGCCTGCGCTACCCCGAGCCGTACGGGGGCGCCGAGGCCGACATGGTGACGTACTGTCTCTTCGCGGAGGAGCTGGCCCGGGGCTCGCTCTCGCTGGCGGCGGCGGTGGCCATGCAATCGCTGATGGGCACCTACTTCGTTTACCGCTACGGGTCTCAGGCGCTCCACCAGCGCTATCTCGTGCCCGCCCTGCGCGGTGATCTGGTGGCGACGTTCGCGCTGACCGAGCCGGGCGCCGGCTCGGACGTGGCCAACCTCGCGACACGGGCCGAGCGCCGCGGTGATCGCTGGGTACTGCGCGGAGCCAAGACCTGGGTCACCAACGCGCCCGTCGCCGACGTCCTGACCGTCGCCGCCAAGACCTCGCCGGAGCGGGGCCTGGGAAACATCGCCCTGTTCCTGCTGGACCGTGCCACCATGCGAGGGATCACGCTGGGCAAGACGATCGACAAGATGTCCGTGCGGGCCTCCGAGACCGGCGAGATCCTCCTCGACGATGTCGAGGTGCCCGCCGAGCACCTGCTGGGCGGCGAGGGCGGAGGCGTGGAGAAGATCGGCACCATCCTGGCCGAGATCCGGGTCATGACGGCCGCCCTCGCTGTCGGCCTGGCCCGGGCCGCCTACGAGGCGGCCCTGGCCTACGCGCGCCAGCGTGTCGCCTTCGGCAAGCCGATCGTCGAGCACCAGGCGATCGCCTTCAAGCTGGCCGACATGCTCACCTCGCTCCACGGGGCGGCGCTCATGACCTATCAGGCGGCGGGCGCCATCGATCGGCGGCGTCCGGTCGCCCGCGAGGCGGCGATGGCCAAGCTCTTCGCTTCGGAAATGGCCGTTCGGGTGACCGACGAGGCGGCCCGGATCTTCGCTTCGTACGGGCTGGCCATGGAGTATCCGGCCCAGCGCTACTTCCGCGACGCCCGCTTCTTGCTGCCCGGGGGCGGGACGTCGGAGATGCTCCGCATCGTGATCGGGCGAGAGCTGGACTGGGATCGCGCCGAGGTATTCGCGTGA